AACTCCGACGTCATCATGGTGCTCGACCCCGGCAGGATAATCGAGCGCGGCACGCACAATGACCTTCTCGCGCAGAAGGGCACGTATTACCAGCTTTACACCGGCGCGTTCGAGCTTGAATAAGCCCGCGGGCCAACGGCGTTTACATTTTGGGAAGTGAAACTATGAAAAACATACGCAACGTCGCGATAATCGCGCACGTCGACCACGGCAAGACCACGCTCGTTGACGAAATGCTCAAGCAGAGCGGCGTCTTCCGCGAGAACCAGTCGGTCAAGGAGCGCGTCATGGACTCCGGCGACCTCGAGCGCGAGCGCGGGATAACCATTCTCGCGAAGAACACCGCCGTAACCTACGGCGGCGTGAAGATCAATATCGTCGACACCCCCGGCCACGCCGATTTCGGAGGCGAGGTCGAGCGCATACTGAAAATGGTCAACGGAGTCATCCTGCTCGTCGACGCCGCCGAAGGTCCGATGCCGCAGACCCGCTTCGTACTTCAGCGCGCGCTGGAGCTTGGGCACCGCGTAATTGTGGTCGTCAACAAGATCGACCGACCCGACCAGCGCATACACGAGGTCGTCGACGAGATACTCGAGCTGCTCATCGACCTCAACGCCACCGACGACCAGCTCGACAGCCCGATGCTCTTCTGCTCGGCGCGGCAGGGCACGGCGTCCTTCTCGCCGGAGGCGCCCGGCACGGATCTCAAGCCGCTTTTCGACACGATACTCGAATACATACCCGCGCCCGAAGACAACGACGAAGGGCCATTCCAGATGCTCGTTTCCTCCGTCGACTACAACGAATACGTCGGCCGCATCGCGATCGGCAGGATCGAGCGCGGCGTGATTAAGCAGAATCAGGACATCGTCGTCTGCAACTACCACGAGGAGCGCAGCCAGAAGCGCGTGAAGGTCTCCAACATCTTCGAGTTCGACGGGCTGAGCAGAGTTCCGGTCACGGATTCCTCCTCCGGAAACATAATCGCGATAAGCGGCATCGGCGACATCACGATAGGCGACACCATCTGCGCGCCGGAAACGCCGGAGGCGCTCCCCTTCGTGAAGATCTCCGCGCCGACGATGGAGATGACCTTCTCGGTCAACGACAGCCCCTACGCGGGACGCGACGGCAAGTACGTCACCACCCGCAACATACGCGACCGCCTCATGCGCGAAACGCTCAAGGACGTTTCGCTCAAGGTCAGCGAGGTGCCGAACAGCGACAGCTTCAACGTGGCCGGACGCGGCGAGATGCACCTGAGCATACTCATCGAGACGATGCGCCGCGAGGGCTACGAATTCCAGGTCAGCCCCCCGCGAATCCTCAACCGCGAGATCGACGGCGTGCTCTGCGAGCCGGTCGAGCGCGTCGCAATAGACGTTCCCGCCGACGCGGTCGGCTCCGTCATCGAGAAGCTCGGCGGCCGCAAGGGCGAGCTGCTTGAAATGAACCCCGTCGGCAGCCGCATGAAGCTCGAGTTCTTCGTCCCGTCGCGCGGACTTTTCGGCTACCGCAACGAGTTCCTCACAGACACGAAGGGCGAGGGCATCATGAGCTCCGTTTTCGAACGCTACGAGCCCTTCAAGGGCGAGATAAAGCGCCGCAACACCGGCTCGCTTATCGCCTTCGAGACCGGCGACGCGGTCGCCTACGGCATCTGGTGCGTGCAGGACCGCGGGCAGATGTTCATCGCGCCCGGCACGCCCGTCTACGGCGGCATGATAGTCGGCGAATGCGCGAAGACGGAGGATATCACCGTCAACGTCTGCAAGACGAAGCACCTGACCAACACCCGCGCCGCCGGAAGCGACGAGGCGCTCCGCCTCGTTCCTCCGCGCATCATGTCGCTTGAGCAGTGCCTCGAGTTCCTCGCGGACGACGAGCTGCTGGAGGTAACGCCCCACAGCTTACGCCTGCGCAAGAGCATCCTCGACCACCAGAACAGGATGAAGGCGCTGAAAAAGAAAGCTTGACCTTATGCTTGAAATGAGAACCGCACGCGCGGAGGATATCGACCGCATTATGCAGGTCTACGCCGCCGCGCAGGAGTATATGATCGCCTCCGGCAACCCGACGCAGTGGCGCCGCACGAATCCGGCGCGTGAGCTTATCGAAGACGACGTCGCCGCCGGCCGCTGCCGCGTGCTGACGGAGGGCGGCGAGATTCACGCCGTCGCCGCGATATGCGCGGGCGAAGACCCCGCCTATCCCGGCATCGTCGGAAAGTGGCTCAACGACGAGCCGTATATCGCGATCCACCGCATCGCGAGCGACGGAAAGGTGCGCGGCGTTTTCCGCTTCGTCGCCGACGAGTGCAAGCGGATCAGCGGCAACGTCCGCGTGGATACGCACGAAAACAACCGCAAGATGCGGGAGAATATCGCCGCCTGCGGCTTCGTGCACTGCGGCACCGTCTTCATGGCGGACGGCTCCCCGCGTCTCGCGTTCCACTGGAGCAGAGAATACGAAAAGGAGCAAGCGAAATGAAAACCGCAATCGTCTACTTCTCCCTTAACGGCAACACCGAGTTTGTCGCAAGCGAGATCGCCGGAAAGCTCGGCGCGGACGCGATAAAGCTCATACCGAAAAAGGCGTTCCCCGACAGCGGCTTCAAAAAGTTCCTCTGGGGCGGCAAAAGCGCCGTCATGAAGGAAAAACCCGAGCTCGAGCCGTATGAGTTCGACGCGAGAAAGTACGACCGCGTGATCTTCGGCACTCCCGTCTGGGCGAGCCGCTTCACGCCGCCGATACGCACCTTCGTCGCCGACAACGCCGACGCGCTGAAGGGTAAGCGCTTCGCCGCATTCACCTGCTTCTCCGGCGGCGGCGCGGACAAGGCGCTCGCGCGGCTGAAGGAGCTGCTCGGCGCCGACCTCGACGCGGAGCTTATCCTCGTCGACCCGAAGGACAAGCCCTCCGACGGAAACGCCGCGAAGATCGCGACGTTCTGCGAAAAGCTGGGCGAGTAAAAAAGCGGAGCGTTATGCTCCGCTTTTTATTATGCCTGTTGCGTTTTTCCTTCGCGCGCAGGCGCCGCTATTCCTCGGGCGACCAGGACGGCTGAAGCTCGTCTATCTGCAGGAAGCCGTCCGCCTTCGCGGCGATCTGGTACTTATCCTCATATACTATCTCGCCGGGCGTGTTCGTATAGACGAGGAAGTACGGATGCTCGTACCTTTCGAGCAGCCACAGCGCGGGACGTATCATTTTCATCATCTCGGCCGAGTTCTCCGTCTTGAACCAGCATACGACCGGCTCGCGGTTTTTGCACTGGGGAGGCCACGGGAGATTCTCCGCGAACCAGGCGTCGATCTCTTTGAAAAGGTCGGCGTCCTCCGCCTCCATAACGTCGTTCTGAACAAGCTGCCAGCACATACTGAACACGCCCTTGGCGTGCATGGTGTTCCTCGCCAGCTCCTTGCCCTGAATGCGCACGTATTTGAAGTTGAGATTGCTCATCGGTTTCCGCTTCCCCCGTATCAGCCGGCTATAAACGCCTCGATCTTCGCGATCTGCCCGTCGGTAAGGCCGCCGCGGCGGAGGTAGTTCTCGCCGCCCTTTTTAAGGTCGAGCGTGTTGATATCCGTTCCCTTCTCCGCTTCGCACATGCAGTAGAGGAAGTCGTCGACGTTGCCCTTGACCGCCTCGTATTTATCGGGCATTCCCTCTTTGGTTATGCCGTAGTAATTATAATAGGTAATCATATAGTCGTCGACTATCTCCTGCGCGGACGCGCCGGCGAGCGCGAGCAGCAGCGCGCAGACGAAGCCGGTCCTGTCCTTGCCCTCGACGCAGTGGATGAGCACGCGGCCGCCGTTTTCGGCCATTTTGACGAAGGCGTCCGAAACGGCCTGCGCGAACCCGTCCGCGCGGTAGTTGGCGTTCAGCGCCATCAGCAGGACTTTGCCCTCTTTATAGAGCGAATCGTAGTATTCGGAGACGAAGTCCTCCTTCTCGGTATGCTCCTTATACTTCGTTTCGTTATCCGAGAGGTTTAGCACGAATCTGACGCCGTATTCCTCGGCGAATCTGTTCGCGTACGCCGCGCGGTTGTGCTGGTTGTCGCAGGGCGACGCGGAGCGGTAGAAGCCGCCCTTCTTCAGATTGCCGCCGACGACCTCGCGGAAGTTGGCAAACATAATATCTGAGTCGAACTCCTCGCGCAGATCGGAATAGTCCAGCGCGTAGAGCTCCTGAACCGCCTTGTATTTGCCCTGCTCCCTCAGCGTGACTGTGACCTTGGAGGATTCCGTCATTTCGAACTCCTCCCAGGTGGACGCGCCGTAGTTGCGCGCGATGACGACGTGGGGGTAGCCGGGATAGCCGCAGGCGAGCATTTCGCCCACCGGCACGTAGTAGCCGGAGTAATACGGGACGTCTTCGTAGCTCTTGCCGTTATCGAAGGCAATGTCGACGCTGTCGCCGAAGGCGAAGCCGAGCGCGTTGAATCCGTCGATCGTAAGGTCTATATAGACGTTGCCGAATTCCTCGTCTCTGACGACTCCTATCTCGCCGGTAGTCACCTTGTCGGCTTCCTTGCCGCAGCCGCCGAGCGACAGCGCGGAAAGCAGCAGCGCCGCCGTAATCAAGACCGATACTATCCTGTTTGTTTTGCAGTGCAAAATGATTCCCCCTTGCGTATTTTCGGAAACAGCGGAGCGACGCTCCGCTGTTTCCGTTTCTATTATTTATCCGAGATGCGTTTGGCGTCGTCCTCTTCCTCGTAGTTGCGGCGGCGGTCGCCGAACTGCTTGTAATAGTTGCCCTTGTTCTGATACATCGCCTCGTCGGCGCGCTTGAAGACCTCCTTGAACGCGGCGTCTTCGCCCGGGCGGTAGACCGCGCCGCCTCCGGAGAAGGAAAGCGTCATAGCGTAGCGTTTCTCTCCACTGTTGAACGCGGCAACGAGTTCTTCAAGCTGAGCGAGCTTTTCGTTCAGCTCCTTCTCGGTGGTTGCGCCGAGGATGACTATGAATTCGTCGCCGCCGATGCGGAACAGCTGCTCGTCGCCGAACACGCGGCGGATCATCTCCGCTGCGTCGATTATGATGCGGTCGCCGCATTCGTGGCCGTAGTTGTCGTTCGTGGTCTTCAGACCGTTGACGTCGAAGACGGCTATCGCGAAGGAGGCGGTGCCGTTGTTTATCCTGCTGTTGAGCTCCTTGACGTAGTCGAGGTACGCCGTCTTGTTCGCGACGCCGGTCATGGAGTCGGTGTACGCCTGCTCGTGCGCGTACTGCATATACGCCTGAAGCTTGCCGCGCATGGCGTGGATCTTGCCGCTGAGCTCGCCGATGGTATCGCCGGATTCGTTCTCCTCCGGCGCCGCGTCCGAGTAGCCGGGGCGCACGCGGATCTCGTTCGAGAGCTTCTCGACGTCGCCGGAGAGCGTCTGCATTTCGGAATTGAGCTCGCGGATGCGGCTGCGGAGCTGACCGGTCAGAAGCAGCATTATCACGGCGCCGACGACCAGCGAAAGCGCGCTGCCGATAACGACGAACTTCGTATGCGCGGCGATCTGCTCATCGAACCAGTCGGCGACGAAGTCGACGCCGACGAGGCCGACGACCTTGCCGGAGAAGTTCTTGATCGGGCTCCACGCGGTGTAAAAGCTGCCCCACTCATCCTGATACTTCTCGGCGTCGACCGCGGAAACGCCGGTATTCCACGCGGCAGCCTGCGAATCGGTGTCTACAACGGAATCGCCGTAGAGTCCCGGTTTCACGGGGTCGGGGTCGACGACGAATATGAAGTGGTCGCCCTGTTTCTTGACGGTGTAAATATACTTGATGTCGCTGTCCTTCTGCGCGCGCAGGACGTTCGTCAGGTCGGAGTATATCCCGTCGTACTCCGGCGTGCCGGCGTTGTTGCCGTCTATGGCCGCGAAGGCGTCGCCGTCGAGCGAAGCCGCGACGGTATCGGCGACGGAGAGCATGTTCCTGCGGATCATTTCCTTCATCGCCTTGCCGGACTGCGACATGAGCAGCAGACCGAGCGTGACGTTGACCGCCAACAGCAACGCGCAGACGATTATTACGTACTGAGTTGTAAGATTCAGCTTGCGTTTTCTTTTTGCCATATATCCTTTTCCCCTTCGGATGGCGGACGGAACAAATGCCGCATTGGAGTCAATGATGACACATCCGCGCTAAAAAATCCATATATTTTTTCGGAGCAACCCGTTTTAAATCAATTAAACTCCTTAATCAATGCTTGGCAGTCATCTCGAGTTCTATATTGAAAAAACCGCCCTGAAGTCTGCCGGGAAGGCGCCTGCCGTCCGGAACGGTTATCTCCGTGCCGTCGGCAAAGACGAAGGAAAGCGTCTTTTTCGCGCCGTATTTGTAATCGCTCTCCGGCAGGTCAGCCCAGGCGAGCATACCGCAGCGCTCAATATTCCCGCGGATCGCGGCGACGGTTTCGGCGTCTACCGGCTTCTCGCTCTCGTAGACCGTCGGATCGTCGTAGCGCGAGGTCTTCGCGTTCGTCCCCGCGCCAGCGGGGTCGATCGTCAGCGTTGCGCGGGTAAAGCCGCCGTTATCGCGCTCTTCCGCGAAGCGTATCGCCGTCAGCGCGGAAAGGTCGGGAAGCGCCTCGCGTTCGCCCTTCAGCGCGGCGCGGAACGCGTCGGCGATCGCGACGCCCGCTTCGTAGGCGATCACGGGGCTCTGGTTGTCGGAAACGCTTATCCGTTCGCCCGAGGCGTAACCGATATCCACGCTGCCGCCGAAGTTCTCGGGCAGGCCGTGTGTCTGCGAATGATAGCCGTTGTTTTTCGCAAGGCTGTGCTCACGCGCGAGGGCGGTCAGCTTCGGCATGATATTTTCCTTCAGCAGCGCCCACTCGCAGTGCGGCTCGTCGTAATCGGAATACTCGCGCGTTTCGAGGAAGACGAAGCTGCCGTCCCCGACCGGCGCGGCGAAGGCGGAAACGCAGTCCAGCCGGTCGGCGCCGTCGACGGCGAGAGTCCTGAACGCGCTCGTCACGTCGAAAAAAGTCATATCGCCGGAGGTTATCTCCTTCGGCGCCTTCGTGTCGATGTAGGCGTCGGTACCCCCGCAGACACAGGGAGGCGTCTTTTTTATTATTACTATGCCGTCGTCGACGTCTTCATCGCGCTTTTTCTTCCTGAATATCGACATATTACCCCTCCTCGTTCAGCGTTTTATAAAGCCAGCCGCGCAGTTCGCTGAAGCCGTTCGGAAAGTTCTGCGAGCCGTCGGCGTGTACGCGTTCGCCGTCCATGACCGCCTCGAGGCGGAACATTTCGCCGTCCAGCACGCCGCGCGGGTGCTTGCCGCTGAAGCCGTTCCAGGAAGGCACGCCGCAGTCGTTCAGCATATCCAGCGCCTCTTCGATCGAGCAGGTCACACGTTTCTCGAGACGTCGCTCCATCCCATCCGGCGCACAGTAACGGCAGGTATACATCGATATTTCCGCTTCCGCGCCGAGGTTTTTTATTTCGTATTCGACCTGCGCGCGCATGCCGCTTATCGAAAGCGTCAGCGTTTCGAACGAGGCCGCCTTTTTCTTTTTGAACATAGCGTTTTATTCCTTCCGCTCCTGCGCCTGCGGTTTGGCGGGCTCCGAAAGGAAGACCGCGGGCGAATACAGATAGCCCTGATAGCAGTCGCAGCCGATTTCGTGCAGTTCTTCGCGCTGTTCCTTCGTTTCCACGAATTCGGCGAGCACCGTCAGGTGCAAGCTCGCGGCGAGCTGCGTTATGGAGAGGATTATTTCTCTGCAGTTCTGGTGCTCGGATAGCCCCTTGACAAGCGAGCCGTCGAGTTTGATGAAGTTGAAGATGTTATCCTTCAGATAGTTAATGGACGTCTGGCCCATCGAGAAGTCGTCAATGGCGAGAGACAGACCGAGCTCGCGGAACGCGCGCAGCGTCTTTATGGTCTCCTCATCAAAGGCGAGCGCCGCCTGTTCGGTAACTTCGATGCAGATATTCTTGCCCTCAAAGGGATCCTTCGCGTTCAGTTTCTGCATGAACTGCAGGTAACGCGGAGTGACGACCGTGGTTCCGGTGACGTTGAGGGATATCTTGATATCCTTTCCGAAGCGTTCGAGCAGCTTCGGGCGATCCTCCAGCGCGCGCATCACGACCGCTTCTTCAAGATCCGGCAGGAAGCCGCCCTCCTGCGCGAGCTTTATGACCACCGGCGGATAGAGAGTACCGTAATTCGGGTGATTGAGACGCAGCAACGCCTCCACGCCGATGCAGTGTCCGTCGTAGTGATACTGCGGCTGATACGCGAGGACGGCGCCGTTCCGCAGACCGTGCTTTATCTCGACGCAGAGCGCTCTGGCGAACTCGCCGTTGACGCTCTTCTGCTCTATGAGGTTTACGTTCGCGAGCGACTGCTCGTTCAGGCGGAAATAGTTGATGAATGAGTCGTATTCTCTCTTGTATTTATCCGCGTCGCGCTTGTCGAGCATACGGACGAAGGGAACGTATATAAGCACGCCGAGCACGACGTTCGCCACCTGCAGCAGACTGCCGGCGACCGAGCCGGTCGCGTGGAAGCCGCCGAGCAGTATCGGAGTCGTCCATTCGACGCTGCCGGTTATCATCGGCACGAGCCCCGTCGCTATCGCGAGATAAGCCGTTGAGTAGCAGACCAGCGGAACGGTGATGAACGGTATAAGCATAATGGGGTTAAAGACTACCGGCAGGCCGAAAACCATCAGCTCGTTGATATTGAAAAGCATCGGGAACGCCGCCGAGAATCCGAGTCCGCGGCGCGCCCTGTTTTTTGAAAAGAGCAGTATCGCTATAAGAAGGCATATCGCGGAACCGCATCCTCCCATAAGCACGAAGCAGTCGAAAAACTGCTTCGTCAGTATCTCGTTCGGCGCGTTCCCCGCCGCGACCGCGGCCTGATTCGCCGCGAGGCCGGGCGCGAAGTACCGCTGCATAACGCCCTCCAGCGTATCGCTGCCGTGGATGCCGAAAAACCACAGCACCGAGGAGAGCATTACGAAGAAGAAACCCTTGAAGAAGCCGGTCGTTCCGACCGAGAACAGCTTGTTGAACGCCTCCGCGAGCAGCTCGCGGAAGGAATGAACGCTGAAAATGTTGACTATCGCCGTGTTGAATATCGCGAAGACCACCGCTGTCAGCGTTATCGGGAAAAGATATGAAAGCATCAGGTTGAACTCGTGATCCGCGCCCGTCGAGTAGAAGCGTCTGCGGCGTCCGTGAAGCAGGCGGTAAAACCGCGCGTACAGCGCGGCGGCGCCGATTCCCGTGAGTATCGCGAGGAATATCGCCTGCGGGCCGAGCCCGTTCGTTACGAAGGCGATGTTGAACTTATCGTTCGTTCCCGCTTCCGTAATCTCACGGAAGGTGCCGGCGAGTATCGTAAAGGACAGCATCGACGAGAGCATCGCGCCGATGGCGGGCGTATCCTCGTTAAGCTTCTCAGCGTTTTTCACGCGCATATACGAGCGGCTTATTGATACCGTCATGTAAAGACTCAGGATGCCGAAGGTCGCGTTGTAGATGAAGTCGAGGAACTGCAGCAGGAGTCCTCCCGCGAAACCGTTGACGAACTTCTGATACGCTTCGACCGGGAAAGTCTTCAGAATCAACGCGAACGCGCCGATGATGAGCACCGGCGTTATGCTGAGCAGTCCGCCGCGTATCGCGCGGACAAGGGTAAACCCTTCAGCTCTTTCCATAAGGTTTCTTATCGCGCCCGTTTTGCGCATGGTATCACTCATATCTTTTCATCCCTTTTATTTAGGAACATGTATACGCGCCTGCTGGGCTTTGTTTACAAAAATGCATTTTATATGATAGCGCAAAACGGCGTAATTGTCAAGAAATCTTTATATATAAGTTGATATAAGTTGGGGGTTTTATCCGCCGCGGCGGCCTGCTTAAATACGCGCTTTTTCAGTACACGCTGAATACTGTCAACTTGACACTCGCGCGTTATAACATATTCTGTTATTACACTTCCGTATTGTCCCGCCGTACCGGCATGGATAAAAGCTCTCAAGCTTTTATAACAAAAGCGCACGGCGCCCTTTGTTCCCCAAAGGGCGCCGTGCGCTGTATGAAAGACGTCGCTTTTATAAAATGCTTCTTCCGAAACTATATGCTTCCGCAAGCTCCGCTTCCTTGATTGCCGCCTCACCCGAAGCTGAAATACCGCCGCAGAAAAGAGAATCGACAAGCGTCGCTTTCTCAAAGCAATCCACCCAGCCACGCAGGCCGGACACGGCTTTTTCGGGCGTGGTCTCTTCATCCTCCGCCGCGGTCGTCAGCATATAGACGTTACGAAACAGGTAATCCGAAGAATAGAGCGGGTTCATGCGGTCAAGGAGCGTTTTCATCTGCCCGCTCATCTCATAGTAATAGACCGGCGTGGCAAAAACGAGAGTGTCCGCGTTTTTGACCTTTTCGGCGATGGCGACGGCATCATCTTTCAGCACACATTTTTGTGTCTTCTGACAGGCGAGACAACCGATGCAGAACCCGATCTCCTTCCCCTTGAGCCCGATATGCTCCACCTCGTGGCCCGCGTCTTTCGCTCCGGCAATGAGACGTTCGGCAAGTATATCCGAATTGCTCCTTGCTCTTAAACTCGTCGTGATAACAAGCACCTTGCTCATTTTATCATCCTCCGTATGAAATCGTTATCGTAACGTCGCCGCCGCCCAGCAGATCGGTCATTTCGGCGGCGTTCTTATTCGTGATCCTGCCGAGCCGTGTGTACGCCCACGAATTCGAGCCGTAAAATACGACGATACTGTTCCCGTCGTACAGCACAATGTCTCCTGCTTCCGTAGTTGTCTGCTCATCATTTCTCGGTAAACCTGCACCCAGTGAACCGACCTGCTCAAAACCGCCGTACATGGACATATCGATTATGATCGGTTTTGCTTTAGCAAGATCAATAAGCGCACCTACCGACTCGTTATCTTCCCATTCAACGGAAACCTCGGTATTGCCGATATGCAGACGCAGTGTTTTTTCCACAGCGGTTTCTCCCATATCATTTATCCATTTTTGCAGCTCTGTTTCCGCGGCGCTGCCGGAAAAACGCTTCCCCTGCAGCCACGTTCCGCTTCCCGCCTGTTCGGCAAGGGCATCGTCGCTCTGTCCGATATCGCTGGAGCCGGAAGTGCAGAACGGAATAACCGTGATTCCGGTAAAGTCATGACTCTCCGCAAAGGTGCTGAGAATCCGAGGGGCCTGTCCCCACCATATCGGGTATCCGAGATAAACCGTCGTATAGCCGTCAAGCGATATTTCTTCCGCTATCTCGGGCCGTGCATTCGGGTCATTCTGCTCCTTTGACGTCCGGCTGCCGGAGTCATTGTAGTTCAGATCCTCCGCGGAATACGGCAGCGCCGGGATTATTTCCATGATATCGGCGCCGGTCAGAGCGGCGATTTTGTCAGCCACACCTTTGGTGGTTCCCGTAGCGGAAAAGACGACGACTGCAATTTTCGCGTTCTTTCCCTGCGGAAGATCGGTCTGCCCCGTTTCCGCCGTCGGCTCTGTCGACTGATCAGGCGAGTTCGGGCGAGTGCCGCTGTCGTTTACGGCATCCGAATCGGGAGCCGTGTTTGACGCTGTTTGCACACTTCCGCAGGCGGCAAGACTGATAAGCAATACGATACCGGCAAACAGCGCAATCAACTTGTTTAATCTCATACGCATTACCTCATTTCAAATACTCTTTAAAGAAGCTCTGTATCCTGTCGAACGGAATAGCGTCTTTGCCTCCGCCGTCATAGAGGTCGGTATGAACGGCGCCGGGAATGATCATCAATTCTTTGTTATCCGTATACCTGCCGTCTTTCGTCATATCGGCGTAGGCGTCGCGGCTGAAATAGCAGGAATGAGCGCCCTCACCGTGAATCAGAAGGACGGCGCTGCGGATCTCGTTGCTGTACCGAAGGATCGGCTGATTGATGAAGGACTCGCAGCCGATGACGTTCCAGCCGCCGTTTGAGTTGAGCGAACGCGGATGATATCCGCGCGGTGTTTTGTAGTAATCATAGTAGTCTTTCACAAAGAACGGCGCGTCGTCGGGTAGTGGATCGACCACACCGCCGCCGAGCTTGTATTCGCCGCTTTTCAGGTCTTCAAGCCGCTGCGCGCACATCGCCTCTTTTTTCCGATAACGCGCTTCTTCGCTGTCTTCGCCGTCGAAGTATCCCCTTGCGTTGACTCTCGTCATATCGTACATAGTGGAAGCAACCGTGGCCTTGATGCGGGTATCCAGCGCGGCGGCGTTGATTGCCATACCGCCCCAGCCGCAGATGCCGATGATTCCGATGCGGTCCGGGTCCGCTTTTTCGTGAAGGGAAAGAAAGTCCACGGCCGCCATGAAGTCTTCGGTGTTGATGTCGGGAGACGCCATATAGCGTACGTTTCCGCCGCTCTCGCCGGTGAAGGAGGGATCGAAAGCGATCGTCAGAAATCCGCGCTCCGCCATTTTCTGTGCGTACAGACCGGAACACTGCTCCTTGACTGCGCCGAAGGGCCCGGATACCGCAATAGCCGGGAGCTTGCGCTCCGCATCCTTCGGGACGTACATATCGGCTGCCAGCGTGATGCCGTAGCGATTTACGAAGGCGACCTTGCGGTGATCGACCTTTTCGCTTTTCGGGAACGTCTTGTCCCACTCCTGTGTAAGTTTGAGTTCTTCAGTTATGATCATTTCCAAAAATCCTCCCGTAAATTTAAGTTGTATTTTCTTCCGTTCCGTGATACAATTATATTGTAATATCTAAACTTGACTTTAGGTCAAGAGTTAATTTACAAATTCAGGAGAAATTTTTATGTACACGATAGGACAAATTTCGGAGATGTTCGGTCTCCCCGTTTCAACACTGCGCTATTATGACAAAGAAGGGCTCTTCCCGTCGATGCGGAGGCGGTCCGGCATCCGGCAATTCGGAGAAGCGGAGGTAGAAGCGCTTCGGGTCATCGCGTGTTTGAAGGCCACCGGTCTCGAGATAAAGGATATCAAGAAGTTTATGGAGTGGTGCGTGGAGGGACCGTCCACCTATGAGCAGAGAAAGGAACTGTTCGAGGCGCGGAAAACCGCCGTGGAGGCAGAAATGGCGCAGCTTCAAAAAACGCTGGATATGCTGAATTTCAAATGCTGGTATTATGAAACGGCGATCAAAGACGGCTCGGAAGACAAGCTGAACGACATGATCCCAGACGACCTGCCGCTTGACATCAAGAAATTGTACGACAATACGCACTCATAACTCACCGGGCGCCGAAGCCCTCGCGTGTCAGCGTTCGGCCGGTTCTCTTCTCGCTTGCGCAACGCTCCGCCGGAGCGTTGCTCCTGATTCGCCGTCGGCGAATCAGAGCTCGTTTCGAATCCTCCGTATTTCAACTAAAAGCGCACGGCGCCCAAATTGGCTGCGAAACCTCCACACCGCGTGTCAGCGTT
The genomic region above belongs to Clostridia bacterium and contains:
- a CDS encoding flavodoxin family protein, coding for MKTAIVYFSLNGNTEFVASEIAGKLGADAIKLIPKKAFPDSGFKKFLWGGKSAVMKEKPELEPYEFDARKYDRVIFGTPVWASRFTPPIRTFVADNADALKGKRFAAFTCFSGGGADKALARLKELLGADLDAELILVDPKDKPSDGNAAKIATFCEKLGE
- a CDS encoding diguanylate cyclase: MAKRKRKLNLTTQYVIIVCALLLAVNVTLGLLLMSQSGKAMKEMIRRNMLSVADTVAASLDGDAFAAIDGNNAGTPEYDGIYSDLTNVLRAQKDSDIKYIYTVKKQGDHFIFVVDPDPVKPGLYGDSVVDTDSQAAAWNTGVSAVDAEKYQDEWGSFYTAWSPIKNFSGKVVGLVGVDFVADWFDEQIAAHTKFVVIGSALSLVVGAVIMLLLTGQLRSRIRELNSEMQTLSGDVEKLSNEIRVRPGYSDAAPEENESGDTIGELSGKIHAMRGKLQAYMQYAHEQAYTDSMTGVANKTAYLDYVKELNSRINNGTASFAIAVFDVNGLKTTNDNYGHECGDRIIIDAAEMIRRVFGDEQLFRIGGDEFIVILGATTEKELNEKLAQLEELVAAFNSGEKRYAMTLSFSGGGAVYRPGEDAAFKEVFKRADEAMYQNKGNYYKQFGDRRRNYEEEDDAKRISDK
- the typA gene encoding translational GTPase TypA, giving the protein MKNIRNVAIIAHVDHGKTTLVDEMLKQSGVFRENQSVKERVMDSGDLERERGITILAKNTAVTYGGVKINIVDTPGHADFGGEVERILKMVNGVILLVDAAEGPMPQTRFVLQRALELGHRVIVVVNKIDRPDQRIHEVVDEILELLIDLNATDDQLDSPMLFCSARQGTASFSPEAPGTDLKPLFDTILEYIPAPEDNDEGPFQMLVSSVDYNEYVGRIAIGRIERGVIKQNQDIVVCNYHEERSQKRVKVSNIFEFDGLSRVPVTDSSSGNIIAISGIGDITIGDTICAPETPEALPFVKISAPTMEMTFSVNDSPYAGRDGKYVTTRNIRDRLMRETLKDVSLKVSEVPNSDSFNVAGRGEMHLSILIETMRREGYEFQVSPPRILNREIDGVLCEPVERVAIDVPADAVGSVIEKLGGRKGELLEMNPVGSRMKLEFFVPSRGLFGYRNEFLTDTKGEGIMSSVFERYEPFKGEIKRRNTGSLIAFETGDAVAYGIWCVQDRGQMFIAPGTPVYGGMIVGECAKTEDITVNVCKTKHLTNTRAAGSDEALRLVPPRIMSLEQCLEFLADDELLEVTPHSLRLRKSILDHQNRMKALKKKA
- a CDS encoding tyrosine-protein phosphatase yields the protein MHCKTNRIVSVLITAALLLSALSLGGCGKEADKVTTGEIGVVRDEEFGNVYIDLTIDGFNALGFAFGDSVDIAFDNGKSYEDVPYYSGYYVPVGEMLACGYPGYPHVVIARNYGASTWEEFEMTESSKVTVTLREQGKYKAVQELYALDYSDLREEFDSDIMFANFREVVGGNLKKGGFYRSASPCDNQHNRAAYANRFAEEYGVRFVLNLSDNETKYKEHTEKEDFVSEYYDSLYKEGKVLLMALNANYRADGFAQAVSDAFVKMAENGGRVLIHCVEGKDRTGFVCALLLALAGASAQEIVDDYMITYYNYYGITKEGMPDKYEAVKGNVDDFLYCMCEAEKGTDINTLDLKKGGENYLRRGGLTDGQIAKIEAFIAG
- a CDS encoding N-acetyltransferase, with the protein product MLEMRTARAEDIDRIMQVYAAAQEYMIASGNPTQWRRTNPARELIEDDVAAGRCRVLTEGGEIHAVAAICAGEDPAYPGIVGKWLNDEPYIAIHRIASDGKVRGVFRFVADECKRISGNVRVDTHENNRKMRENIAACGFVHCGTVFMADGSPRLAFHWSREYEKEQAK